The sequence below is a genomic window from Natrinema salaciae.
CGACCGCAGCCGTACTCGCCGGCAATCTGCTGGGCGAGGCCGAGGACCTCATCGAGCAGGACGTCCACGCGACGACGATCGTCGAGGGCTACCACGAGGCCGCCGAAATCGCCCTCGAGGCGATCGCCGAGCAGGTCAACGAGGCCGACGTCGACGACGAGATTCTCCGGCAGGTTGCCGAGTCGAGCATGACCGGCAAAGGGACCGGCGGACTCACGGCCGAGTCGCTGGCCGAGACGGTCGTCGAGGCGATCCGTCACGTCGCGACCGACGACGACGTCGCGCGCGACAACGTCACCGTCCACACGCAGGTCGGTGCCTCCTCGAACGCGACCGAACTCGTCCCCGGGATCATCGTCGACGAGGAGCCCGCTCACGACGGCATGCCGAGCGAGGTCGAGGACGCGTCGATCGCCGTTCTGGACGTCGAACTCGACGTCCGTACCGGCGACGTCGACGCGGAGTACGCCATCGACTCGATCGACCAGCTCAACGCCGCAATCGACGCCGAGGAAGGCGAACTGCAGGGCTACGCCGAGACCGTCGCCGACAGCGGGGCCGACGTCGTCTTCACCACCGAGGACGTCGCCGACCGCGTCGCCACCGCGCTGGCCAACGAAGGCATCCTCGTCTTCGAGGGGCTCGGCGACAGCGACGCTCGACAGGTCGCCTCCGCGACCGGCGCGCGCCGCGTCGGCGACCTCGAGGACCTCGAGACGGACGACTTCGGCTCGGCCGATCGAATCCACACCGAGGCCTTCGGCGGCGACGACCTCGCGTTCGTCGAGGGCGGCGCAGCGGCCGAGACGGTCACCGTCTTCGTCCGCGGCGGCACCGAACACGTCGTCGACGAACTCGAGCGTGCCATCGGTGACGCGCTCGACGTCGTCGCGACGGCGCTCGAGTCCGGGGAAGTCGTCCCCGGCGCGGGCGCGACCGAGATCGCGATCGCGGACAAGATCCGCGAGGAAGCCGCCGGTATCGAGGGCCGCAAGCAACTCGCCGTGACGGCCTTCGCCGACGCGGTCGACATCGTCCCCCGCACGCTCGCGTCCAACACCGGCCGAGACCCCATCGACGCGCTCGTGGACCTTCGTGCCGCCCACGAGTCCGAGGGCCGGGCGGGCCTGATCACCAATGGCGACGAGGTCACGATCGACGATCCCTTCGAACACGGCGTCGTCGATCCCGCCGACGTCAAGCGCGAGGCAGTCGAGAGCGCGACCGAAGCCGCCACGATGATCGTCCGCATCGACGACGTCATCGCCGCCGAATAACGTCGCTGTTCGCGGCGCGCGTTCCAGAACGCCGTTTTTTCGCGAGTCGCTGCCGGTCGACGAGAGGACGCCCGCGTCGATCGGCCAATATTGTTAAGTGTTAACACACATTAGTCGAGACTATTATGCCCGGACCTGCTCCGCGAGACACCTTGACGCCGATCGGTATCACTGACGGTCGCACGGTCTACTACGACGAGGGCCGGGGAACCTACCACACCTGGTTCGACGACAGCGCATACGAACCGGTGAGCACGGCCCTCCTCATGGCCGTCTCGTCGGTTCTCGAGACCGAACCCGCGGATCTCGAGGCGCTCTCGGAGTGCGTCGAACCGGACGCGCTGAACGCCCTCTTCGTCCACTGGCGGGGCGACGAACCCCGCATCGGCGACGGATCGATCTCCTTTACCTTCTCGCAGTGTGCCGTGACGGTGCGTTCGAACGGCGAGATCGAGATCGATCCGATGCAGCGACGCGCCGGCGCGGCCGGCGACTGACGGTGCCGCGTCGCCGGCCGCGTTTCGTCCCGCTCGAGTCAGTCGGCGGGTTCCGCGGCCGACTCGAGGACGACCCCGTCACCGGGCTCGAGTCCGAACGCCTCGTCGCCGCGCCCCCGGTTGACGTCGAGTTCGACGTAGCCGTGGCTCCCGACGGTTGCGAGTCGCTCCCCGACGGGGACGGCGGCGAACGTCTCACCGACTGGGACGAGGTCGCCGTTTACCAGTACCCGTTCCCGCCCGTCGAGATACGATCCGGGAACGTTCGTGATCGCGTTCCCGAACCCGTCGACCACCAGCACCTCGCCCGCGGCTCGCTGCTCCTCGACGGTGGGTGCGGGGAGTTCGAGATCGACGTCCATCGCGGTCGACTCGAGCCACTCGAGCGAGCCGAGCGCATCGGTATCTGTCTCGTGAACCGCCGCGGCGGCGGGAGCGAAGACGTCCCGACCGTGGAAGGTGTTGCTCTGCGTCGGTCGTCGTGCGCTGGCGTCCGCCGCGGGG
It includes:
- a CDS encoding HalOD1 output domain-containing protein; this encodes MPGPAPRDTLTPIGITDGRTVYYDEGRGTYHTWFDDSAYEPVSTALLMAVSSVLETEPADLEALSECVEPDALNALFVHWRGDEPRIGDGSISFTFSQCAVTVRSNGEIEIDPMQRRAGAAGD
- the thsA gene encoding thermosome subunit alpha → MFILSEDSQRTQGRDAQSSNIMAGKAVAESVRTTLGPRGMDKMLVDSGGDVVITNDGATILNEMDIEHPAAQMIVEVADSQEEEVGDGTTTAAVLAGNLLGEAEDLIEQDVHATTIVEGYHEAAEIALEAIAEQVNEADVDDEILRQVAESSMTGKGTGGLTAESLAETVVEAIRHVATDDDVARDNVTVHTQVGASSNATELVPGIIVDEEPAHDGMPSEVEDASIAVLDVELDVRTGDVDAEYAIDSIDQLNAAIDAEEGELQGYAETVADSGADVVFTTEDVADRVATALANEGILVFEGLGDSDARQVASATGARRVGDLEDLETDDFGSADRIHTEAFGGDDLAFVEGGAAAETVTVFVRGGTEHVVDELERAIGDALDVVATALESGEVVPGAGATEIAIADKIREEAAGIEGRKQLAVTAFADAVDIVPRTLASNTGRDPIDALVDLRAAHESEGRAGLITNGDEVTIDDPFEHGVVDPADVKREAVESATEAATMIVRIDDVIAAE
- a CDS encoding SAM hydrolase/SAM-dependent halogenase family protein, which gives rise to MITLASDFGTPYPAAMKGVVLQRTDARLVDVAHDFPRQDVRTAAFWLREVLPYFPPATHLVVVDPGVGTDRAAVVVRAGDHALVGPDNGVLLPAARRLAAPDADRLETYVIDERAVGPVEPTGPDPAADASARRPTQSNTFHGRDVFAPAAAAVHETDTDALGSLEWLESTAMDVDLELPAPTVEEQRAAGEVLVVDGFGNAITNVPGSYLDGRERVLVNGDLVPVGETFAAVPVGERLATVGSHGYVELDVNRGRGDEAFGLEPGDGVVLESAAEPAD